In Leptospira stimsonii, the following proteins share a genomic window:
- a CDS encoding HPr family phosphocarrier protein, with protein MKEILLKINENGTGMHARPASVFVNCASKFPCEITVVKDDVEVNGKSIMGLMMLALAPGNEFTIQVRGDKEDEALEALTNLVKNDFV; from the coding sequence TTGAAAGAAATCCTCCTAAAAATCAATGAGAACGGCACCGGTATGCACGCGAGACCGGCATCCGTATTCGTAAACTGTGCTTCCAAATTTCCGTGCGAAATCACCGTGGTCAAAGACGACGTGGAAGTAAACGGCAAAAGTATCATGGGGTTGATGATGTTGGCACTCGCACCCGGAAACGAATTTACAATTCAGGTACGAGGCGATAAGGAAGACGAAGCCTTGGAGGCTTTGACAAATCTCGTAAAGAACGATTTTGTCTGA
- the hprK gene encoding HPr(Ser) kinase/phosphatase, which produces MSMPGINVSNILNEHEELGLRLLAGEKGLTNRINMSEINRPGLSLTGFYESFAHDRIQIFGKGEWAYITSRSPEDLKQIAADFFSFHLNCIIFTHGNPPPPIFQENCERLGIPLMISDVSTHKFITLISGILDRSLAPRTMRHGVLIEVFGIGILLSGKSGVGKSETALELIERGHRLVADDMVEIRRLSESYLIGTCSDLLRHHMEIRGLGILNIKDIFGIGSVRDHKLIELIIHLEEWAEDKDFDRTGLENPTEELLGVQIPLIRVPVRPGRNIPIIVETAAMNQRLRKLGKNAAQEFNQKLSQYLQQGKVERNPPKNQ; this is translated from the coding sequence ATGTCCATGCCGGGAATCAACGTTTCCAACATTCTCAACGAACACGAAGAATTAGGGCTTCGTCTTTTGGCGGGAGAAAAGGGTCTTACCAATCGGATCAATATGTCCGAGATCAATCGCCCCGGTCTTTCCCTCACGGGATTTTACGAAAGTTTCGCGCACGACCGAATTCAAATTTTCGGAAAAGGGGAATGGGCTTACATTACTTCGCGTTCTCCGGAAGATTTAAAACAAATCGCCGCCGATTTTTTTAGCTTTCATCTCAATTGTATCATCTTCACTCATGGGAATCCGCCTCCGCCGATCTTTCAGGAAAATTGCGAACGTCTCGGAATTCCTTTGATGATCTCGGACGTTTCCACTCACAAATTCATCACTCTTATCTCCGGAATCTTGGATCGAAGTCTCGCACCGAGAACGATGAGGCACGGGGTGTTGATTGAAGTTTTCGGAATCGGAATTCTTCTTTCCGGAAAAAGCGGAGTTGGGAAAAGCGAGACCGCGCTCGAACTCATCGAAAGGGGACATCGTCTTGTCGCGGACGATATGGTGGAAATCCGAAGACTTTCGGAAAGTTATCTGATAGGAACCTGTTCCGATCTCTTGCGTCATCACATGGAAATCCGTGGATTAGGAATTTTGAATATTAAGGATATCTTTGGTATCGGTTCCGTTCGGGACCATAAACTGATCGAACTCATCATTCATCTGGAAGAATGGGCCGAAGACAAGGATTTCGACAGAACGGGTTTGGAAAATCCCACGGAAGAATTGTTAGGAGTGCAGATCCCTCTGATTCGAGTTCCGGTTCGTCCAGGAAGAAACATCCCCATCATTGTGGAAACAGCGGCGATGAACCAACGCCTGCGGAAATTGGGCAAAAACGCCGCGCAAGAATTCAATCAAAAGTTAAGTCAGTATTTACAGCAGGGTAAAGTTGAAAGAAATCCTCCTAAAAATCAATGA
- the rpoN gene encoding RNA polymerase factor sigma-54 translates to MNLSHSLVQKQTQKLVMTQDLRQSIELLPLSTLELSDRISSELVENPMLEEEYASERNRTPDLYSRDDLKRKEKNDFLKNSDITWQDNFSIDRAGSGGTDASDRNQKYIESSPEKSSLSEHLLWQLRLSNLKSDEISIGEILISMLDDHGFISVPIKDLCAEMKLNEKKVRKILGQIHRLDPIGIGAKDVQETLLIQAKILKPDDTKLHTLIADHIKDLEKLDYKTISKKMELSLEAVESLASEIKKLEPYPATLYTANKPDYVIPDVVVREVDGEFDIYINDEWIPRLKINKEYKNILKNAKDSDKEYITTKLGSAEWLIRSVNQRRQTLFKVTSAIIEMQTEFFRKGIQFIKPLTLKDIAERLDMHESTVSRITSNKYVQTSRGILELKWFFSSGVRSSEGGIESSKKIHDLIRNLVKEEQPENPLSDQEIVEAIQKQGIEIARRTVAKYRKILKILPSSQRKKVKSLESR, encoded by the coding sequence GTGAACCTCAGTCATTCACTAGTTCAAAAACAGACTCAGAAACTGGTGATGACCCAGGACTTAAGACAGTCCATAGAACTTTTGCCCTTGTCCACGCTCGAACTTTCGGACCGAATCAGTTCCGAACTCGTCGAAAACCCGATGCTCGAGGAGGAATACGCCTCCGAAAGAAATCGAACTCCCGATCTCTACAGCAGGGACGATCTCAAACGAAAGGAAAAAAATGATTTCCTGAAGAATTCGGACATCACCTGGCAGGATAATTTTTCCATCGATCGTGCGGGATCCGGAGGAACCGATGCGAGCGATCGAAATCAAAAATACATAGAATCTTCTCCCGAAAAAAGTTCCCTCTCCGAGCACCTTCTCTGGCAACTGCGACTTTCCAATTTAAAATCGGACGAGATCTCCATCGGAGAAATTCTCATTTCTATGTTGGATGATCACGGTTTTATTTCCGTTCCCATCAAAGACCTTTGTGCGGAAATGAAACTGAATGAAAAAAAAGTCCGAAAGATTCTTGGGCAGATTCATAGACTGGATCCGATCGGAATCGGAGCCAAGGACGTTCAGGAAACGCTTCTCATCCAAGCAAAGATCCTCAAACCGGACGATACAAAACTTCATACTCTGATCGCCGATCATATCAAGGATCTGGAGAAACTCGATTACAAAACGATTTCAAAAAAAATGGAACTTTCCCTCGAAGCGGTCGAAAGTCTTGCATCCGAAATCAAAAAATTAGAACCGTATCCGGCCACACTCTACACGGCAAACAAACCCGACTACGTAATACCGGACGTAGTCGTTCGGGAAGTGGACGGAGAATTCGATATCTACATCAACGACGAGTGGATCCCCAGGCTCAAGATCAATAAAGAATATAAGAATATTCTAAAAAACGCAAAGGATTCCGATAAAGAATATATCACGACGAAACTCGGCTCCGCGGAATGGTTGATTCGATCTGTCAACCAGAGAAGACAAACCCTATTCAAAGTCACTTCCGCCATCATAGAAATGCAGACCGAATTCTTCCGGAAAGGAATTCAGTTTATCAAACCGTTAACGCTTAAGGACATAGCGGAAAGGTTAGACATGCACGAGTCTACCGTTTCTAGAATCACGTCCAACAAATACGTACAAACCTCGCGAGGAATTTTAGAATTAAAATGGTTTTTTTCCTCCGGTGTTCGCTCTAGCGAAGGTGGGATCGAATCTTCCAAAAAGATCCACGATCTCATTCGAAATCTTGTCAAAGAAGAACAACCCGAAAACCCTTTGTCCGATCAGGAAATCGTGGAAGCGATTCAGAAACAAGGGATCGAGATTGCAAGAAGAACGGTCGCCAAATACAGAAAGATTCTCAAAATTCTTCCTTCAAGTCAGAGAAAAAAAGTAAAGTCTTTGGAGTCCAGATAA
- the lptB gene encoding LPS export ABC transporter ATP-binding protein, with protein sequence MSKTFRMENLVKVYNKRKVVDGASFDIKKGEVVGLLGPNGAGKTTSFYMSVGFVRPDSGKVYIDGQDVTDSPMHIRARSGVGYLAQEASIFRKLTVAENLEAILETMDLSRAEVVRRRDELLIELQIMRVANQKGYTLSGGERRRCEIARALVTNPDFILLDEPFAGVDPIAVKDIQTVIQSLKDRGLGILITDHNVRETLKITDRAYIMYSGRILISGSTHDLVNDPETRRIYLGEDFTL encoded by the coding sequence ATGAGTAAAACCTTCCGCATGGAAAACCTGGTCAAGGTCTACAACAAAAGAAAGGTTGTGGATGGTGCCAGCTTCGATATCAAAAAAGGAGAAGTGGTCGGACTACTCGGTCCCAATGGAGCCGGTAAGACCACTTCTTTCTATATGTCCGTAGGATTTGTAAGACCGGACTCCGGTAAAGTTTACATCGACGGACAGGACGTAACCGATTCTCCCATGCATATCCGTGCAAGATCCGGAGTAGGGTATCTCGCACAAGAAGCATCTATCTTTCGTAAACTCACCGTGGCCGAAAACCTGGAAGCCATTCTAGAAACGATGGATCTTTCCCGCGCGGAAGTCGTTCGAAGAAGAGACGAACTCCTCATCGAATTGCAGATCATGCGAGTCGCCAACCAGAAAGGTTATACTCTTTCCGGCGGGGAAAGAAGACGTTGTGAAATCGCAAGAGCCCTTGTTACCAATCCCGACTTTATTCTGTTAGACGAACCGTTTGCCGGGGTGGACCCGATCGCGGTAAAGGACATTCAAACGGTAATCCAATCCCTAAAAGACAGAGGACTTGGAATTCTCATTACCGATCACAACGTAAGAGAAACGTTGAAGATAACGGATCGCGCCTATATCATGTACAGCGGAAGAATTTTGATCTCCGGTTCCACACACGATCTCGTCAATGATCCGGAAACCAGAAGAATTTATTTGGGCGAGGATTTTACGCTGTGA